The DNA segment aacgatgaaaacgacgcttcaattcgggtgtttaaatttccaattaaccaaaatcaagtcacttggagcaccatttcgaagtaagttctacaccaatggactcgtatcatcgttctgatcaaaagccctaaaaaatttgtttgtaatttggaaaaaagcttaactctgttaagtttttttaacaggggaccattgtaggaaaaataggtgaaaggtgggactggtagggggaatattctgaggtgagattattactgaccaataaggtctaggtgggattattacaggccaattccccttgttaaaaaagcccacgctttttttgcgccttgcgcctaggctccgggcgaggccgatgcgccttgcgtctttgacaacatagatATGGTTCCTTTGTTTGCTCATACATATAGCTTAATTCAAGTTTTTTTTTGTTAGTAAGTTAAAGATACATAAACAAACCTGTTCCAGGTCTAGGGGTCGAAAGAACTGCCACATCACCCTCCTTGAAATTCCATCTGCACTCATTTGCAGGTGCAAGTATCACATCATACCAACCTGTAAACACAAATGAGATTGAGCGACAATATTAATTATTAACATAAATTTAATTAATATCTAAAAATGGCACTGCTTTATTAAGTTtcttataaatatttaaaaaagatTTAAACAAGATGAAATGTAATACCTCTTTCTCGTCTCTCAACACTTTTTATACGGACCATTGCATGCAAATCTCTAGAAGCTGTTTCAGTTGACTCCTCCCATGTGCTGTAAAGTTGTGCCCGACATTCCTCAAAAAGCAAGGGCTCAAATACTTTAACGTACTCTTCTACTGATTCAAAGCTTCCAGGAACACATTGAAGCTCTGCCTCCTCTGAATGTATAgaattttttgttgttttattacATGGGAAATATAAACCCACTAACTAAACTTGAACTTGTAAAGACCAACAGACGAATTATACTACAGGGAAGTTACACTTCAAACTGTAGACTACTTGCGACAGTCAAGCTATTTACAACTCTGTTGACAAGAAAATGTAGCTTTATATTCTAATAGTCTCTGCAAGGTTAAAGAAGCCACTACTACATGTATAATGAATTGGGTTGACATAGACAGCTTTTTATAACTAATGTAGACTATATGCACATTCATGGTATCTAACATCAGGAAACTAAGATGGTCATTAACCACGGTTAATCTGATCATCGGAGCTTTTGTTATATTTTTCTAATAGAAACGCGTCCGCAGTGCTCCGTTAGCCTCTTTTTGAATGTTAAGCAATTTATCTTTGTTACGATCACCTATCCTTCCGAAGGAAGTTTACGATTGTAAATCAAGTTTCTTTGGTGTTTAAAGAAGTAGATTAACATCTAGCTCAGAATCTCAGATATTCAAAGAGGTAAAACAAACTTCGCATTAAAAAGATATTGCAGGTACAAAGACCATATATGATCATtacaaattaacaaaatatacGACACGATAGTACGATACTGCAAACCAATACCTAATATAAGCTCAGGAGGTTGCCATTAAGTGACCCACATAACCTAGCTATTAACACTTGATAAGAAGGAAAAATATCACTTATGTCCAGTGTGTCCTTGTGGTATTCTCCCTAAGTATAACATAAACAATGGCAGCCGTTTCATCTCGGGTTTCTACTTGTTGATTACTTTGTATACTTTCTGATCAAGATGCTGACGGAAGAGCTGGCTGGAACCATCTTTTTTAAACGTTTATACAGAAAAAAAGTTGGTCTAAAAGGAATAGAAGAAAAATGCGGCTGTGTAACTCTTTGTATATAAATATACACACATAACAAATGGCTGAGTACGCGGATACAATTTCTTTTTTCCTTAACATATATAGAACATTTAATTTTAGGGCGTAACATTTAAAAATAGTTTTTTGATAAAAGATAGGAGCGTAACATTCAATTTTAGGGTTCCTTTTTCCAGATAACGGTGGCTATGGCCGATCTGAGCACCAGTAACAACGATACCAAAAAAGGCATTAAACTCCGACCAGTTCATCTTCCTTGGTCTCGAGCAGCCTCTGTTTGTCACATATCCATCCAAGATTCACCTATAAATCTCTTTTAACTGTCATATGTTCAacgaagaaagaagaaaaaagtCTGGAAATGTGATTGCAAGGCctaaattttcaaaaatatcttATCCGCATCTTAAATTCCTTTCACTTCTGATATCATTAAGTCTTCCGATAATCATTTCATTACTGCTTTGTTTGCTAGTGCAAGATCTCTACAATGGTCAAATATGAAATGCGGACAACAAAACAACTCCGTCTAAAAGACCAATCTGGATATGCTTTTGATTGATTAAGATATCAAATAAGAAATAATGTATAAGATAGTTCCCGTCCATGCTCTCCTCAGCCAGCTCGTTCCAGTTCAGGAGTGAAAAGAATCAGTGACAAGTATCAACATACCGTAAGTATAACCTTTTTTAATATTAGAAGTTAGAACCTAGAACATGATATTCTTTCACAAGTTGACCAAGCATGGATAAACTAGTATCTCTATTATCTAAAAGAGTACTCACATAAAACGCAAAAGAATTATACTGATCACAAAAGATGGAAGGGTCAACTCATTTGCCTAATAATGAGTTCATTTAGGTTATGTTTTATTTCACACGGGTTGAAAGTCGTCCAAAGTCTAAATTTAATGTATACCTCCTACGTCGTTTTACTCGTAGATTAGATTCCTTAAAATACTATTGTTCTTGTAAACACCTTACTACCTTAGCTAGTACTTATAAGTCctttttaaatgaaaaataaGTGTTAGTATATGTATTGGAAAATCGTTCATTTCAGCCTAAACCCGTTTCAACCCTGTACCCAACCTGCCCGACTCGTCAATTTGCCTTCAATTATAGTAGACAACAATAATGGCAAAAGAATATAATAATATGCCAAGATAAAGTTTTACAATCAATCTATTAAGAATTAACAATTAAGTGTAAGCTAGTATAATGTTTCAGACCTGGATGCTGCCAAAACTTCTCATTGGTCACCTCACGAAGAAGCCGTTCCACTGATGTATCCTGATACTGGGTAGCGACAGTCGATGGCTTTTTAGAAGGAAGCTTTTTGCCTCCAGCTGCTTTAGGATCAATAGAATTCTGACTGATTAAACCAGTCTTTCTACCCGTGACTTGTGCATTCTTTGTCTGCTTCAATACGCTATGCCTATGATTGATAACAGGTTTATCCTCTGCAGCAAGATCAGTACTACTGGATGACCTTTTTGGACGACCTAAAATTCCCGAATTCGTGTCACCATTATTACATTCAGACTTATTATCACAAGAATCCATAAAACTACCACTGCTTTCATTGCATGATTGGTCCACCTGTTTAGAATCCTTTGTTATTGGTGGCTGAACCTGTTTATCTTTCACTATACGAGAAGTGACAGGTGGCGGAAAGTTCTGCCGTCTAGGGACGGAGGTTTTAATGGCTCCTGCTTGCTTGACATCTTCTAAATTAAGAAACATTGTCTGCCTGCTACGTTTTTTGCCCAACATTGCTTCCCGTTGTAGGTCAATTTTTGGACGCTTTCCTGGATTATTAGCGATCTTTAAAGCATGAATTGCTTCAACCCCTTTAATCTCTTTTTGTTTTGGAGCCACCACAGAATCTTCTTGACTATCACTACTTTTCCTATCGACTGAATTGACATCAAGTCCTGTAGAACCATTATTACTATTTTCATCCTTTATATCATGTGCATTTGAAGACGTATTAATCACTGCAGCCACACTTGAAACCTTTTGATCTACTAAAACAGCCAACGGTTTCACCTCTGACTTGTCGTCGTCATGGGCAGAAGTTGACGTTTCAGGCATACTACCGCCCTCTGCTTTAAGACCTAAATAACCATGATTACTATTTTCATCCTTCACATCATTAACATCTGAAGACAAACTAACCACCGCAGCCACACTTGAAACCCTTTGATCAACTAAAACAGCCATTGGTTTCACCTCTGACTTATCATCATCAGGGGCAGAAGTTGACTTTTCAGGCACACCACTGCCGTCTGCATCAGACCATTCACCTTCTTCTTTTTCAACCACAGACCCTATACCAATTTCCTTCTTCCGCTCTTCATTAGTTTCAGATGCCTGTACTCCTTTTGACCGAACGAAAGGCTGAAAGCCCGAAACAGAAGGCGCATGAGAAAAGGCATTATTGTTTATTATCCTACGCGGACTATTTGACGGTTTAAACAAATCTGAAGTATGTGTTGTAGACGGAATCGCCCTTTGAGGCTGAAAACAGAACACACCATCACTCTCCTCATCCTCCTCCGTAGCAGGCTCATTGAGATCAAATAATGGCCTCCCTTTAGAAGTCATTACTcatatacataaatataaatacacAACTATCTCGTAACCAATCCACCGCTATTTCCAGCTCTTTTATAACAAAACGATACACATCACACGCCCAATCCCACAGATAAATTACAAAATCACCTCAAAACTATCAAGGTTCCAATAACTGCTAAAAACTACAGGTCCTGCAAAATAACCAGTAATCAATACACAATACCAAAAGTACATTCATTGTGGAAACCCTAACAAATAAACAGACTTATATAATCCAAATCTCAAGATCCAACTATCACTTTCATCTAAAGCTTACATCATAGAATCAAAGCATCAAATATCGTATAAACATACAATCTCACAATCAAAATACGTAAATATTATAACAATTAATCCATATACATACATGTTCGTACACAACTCAAGATCAAACTATCACATTAATGATGCAAACCCTAACAAACACTATGAATTCGTTCTTCCGATCAAAATACGTTCAATTCAACATGTTCGGATACAACTCAAGATCAAACCATCACATTAATGATGCAAACCCTAACAAACACTGTGAATTCGTTCTTCCGATCAAAACACGTACAAATTAACAGCGTTGATGAATTAATTCAATCTATTAGATCTCTAAACAGGAATTAAATTCAGTAAAAAAGGATAACCGATGTACGATCAGGTATAATTGTTGTAAATGTTATGAATTAATCAGTTTGTTTATGTGTAATCAGGTAATCAGATATGATAGATGaagatatgtatatgtatatgtgtgtgtatgaatATACGGACCTGTGagtgattgattgaatgattgtgtgttgttgtgtgtgtgtttgctGATTCAAATCCAGTAGAGCAAAAGTAGGAGTGTGGGGGatgagagagaagagagagaattCACAATTGTCTGTGAATTTGATGTGTGTGTTGAATTGAGGGCTGAGTCAGGGTTTTATAGGGCGTGATGTAGAGGGTGGGTGAGGGTTTGCTTCTCATTCGGGTCGGGTGGTGATACCGACCCGATTTTTGATTATATGTTGTTCCCAACAAACCATTACGTGTTGGATTCTTCTTTGAACACATATGATGGATTGAGTTACAAAAGTCGTCCTTCTATTAATTCATTATATTTAGATTTAGTCTAaactttttatttatttcgttTCTTTTGTTTAAAACTAGTTTTTAGTGATTCTAAACAAGTCGAGTTTGAACTCGTCTAAGCATAAGTTTATAACTTATGATATCTTGAGTCCGGCTCTGATCAAGTTAAGTTTAGTCTTTGAATAATTATTCAAGCTCGAGTTCTGCTCAGACTCGTCTTAGTTATTATTTATTAATCAATTAATTTATATACTTTTATAATTATTCTACTatgggggtgtttggcctagcttttattttcttttagcttatgcttatattttaaagtagcttatgcttattttctttcatttgataaactatttttaagtgtttgaattagcttatattctacaagttgataattaataattaatcttTAGAAAAAGTCAGAATTCTATGGCCGAAGAAACCCTAATGCTCTCTCTCCTATGGCGATTTTTCTTGTTCTTCATGAAACCTGATTTTTCTTCGTGATCTGacgtataacagtctgtgattagagtTTTGATCCTTTCAGAAttctataacgaactcgttagcgATAGTGATCGATCTAAATTAGGGTTTTCACTTTTTTCGTTTGCTTTAATCGCCGCCTTAGGTATCAGTATTGAAACCCTGATTTATTACGTTGGTTGTTGTTGGTTGCGGTTAACTGAgtttaatttagctagattgataaCTCCAACATAATCGATTAAGGGTGGCGGACTGATTCTAGGGTtctaggatttagggtttagttttcGTTCCTGCTTTCGTTTGTTGCGGCTTTAGGGTTTGGGTAATCGTGTGCATGGTTGTTTAAAGTTCTGGTTTCACGTGAGAGTTGTTTGTTTAGCTATGGATGTTCGTTCCAAGACTGGTGACGCTACTGCTAGTGTCTTGCATGACCGCGGGAAGCCGCCTGACCCGCTGAACAGTTTTGCCAATAAACCGACCGACCTAGATGGATCTGATTACTTGAATGAAACGGTGGGTGAGGAGATGCCTACACCGGGTACAGCACCAATTCGTGGGATCGGGTTACGAGTTACTAACATTGAAGGCAACCCTCTACTTCCGAGAAGAGGTATGTTTTCTACGTCGAATGTATCGGTTTTGGATGGGTTGATGAGTATTTCTAAACCTGTGGAAAACTTATTTGCTGCTGGAGCATCTTCGTCGACGACTAGCAAGGATGATAATGCTGGTCAGTGCCATGAGACTCTTTCGTTTGCTAATGTGGTCCAAAGGAATAAGGCGGATGTTAAAGTGAACTTTCGTTCCTTAGAGACGAGTGAGAAACAGGATGGGTGTGATGTGGTCCTTTCTAGGGAATCGGTCAAAGTTGTGCATGATAAGCTTGCTAACACGCTATATGGGTATTTTTTGGGGGACCGGGTTGCTTTTCCCGTGGTGGACTATTTTGTTAGAAATAATTGGAAGCGGTATGGACTGCAGAAGTCAATGATGAATGCCaacggatttttcttcttcaaatttgcGGATCAAGCAGGTATGCAAAAGGTTCTTACTGAGGGGCCATGGATTATTCGTTCACAGCCGTTATTTTTAGAAGTGTGGTCGCCATCGTTAAAGCTTGAGAAAAAAGAAGTGAAAAAGGTTCAGGTTTGGGTAAAATTCCATGAGGTTCCTCTAGCGGCGTATACGGAGGATGGTTTAAGTCTAATTGCTACAACTATTGGTGTGCCAAAGGCTTTGGATTCGTTCACCACGTCTATGTGCGTTGATGGTTGGGGGAGAAGCAGCTATGCTCGGGCTCTGGTAGAAATTTCAGCAGATTCTGAACTGAAAGAAGAGTTAACGATTGCGGTTCCTTGTCTTGATGGGGATGGGTTTGTAAAGGAGAAGGTCTACGTTGAATATGAATGGTGTCCTCATAGGTGTGGCCGATGCTGTGTTTTCGGGCACACCCATGAAAATTGTCCTCTGCAGGCTCCTAGAGTGTCAAAAGATAAAAAACAACAACATAAGGGTCCGGGTTAtgatagaaagatgaagcagcCGGTTCAGGATCCTGGTCCGTCAAAGAGGCAATCCACTGTGGATGACGATGGGTATACTACTGTGCTAGGGAAGAAGGCAGCGAAAAAAGTGGGTTTTAATGTCAATAAACCGAAGCCAAAATTTGAATATCGCCCAGTTTCTACTAATCGGAAAGATAACGGGAAGTCTAAATCGGAATCAACTAATGTGGTGTCTCGAAATCCTTTTGATGCTTTGAATGAAGTGAATGAGGAGCAAGGCCAAAGTAGTAAATCGGCTGGAGATGGTAATGATCCGAGTGCTAATGAGGAACCGGATGGGGGTAGGCCAGATCCGGCCCAAGTAAATCTGGATGATGATGAGCTTGTTGATGATTTTTACGAAGCGGATGGCTATGAAATGGATGGTTTTTTGAGGCAAGGAATTATTAACACTaaaaaaggggcaagcactccttctgCATCGGTGCTCAATGGTTAGTCTCGCCTCTTGGAACATAAGGGGTTTGAACCGCCCCATAAAGCAAACGGAGGTTCGCCATGCCATTAAGGAGTTAAAGTTAAGTTTATGTGCAATTCTGGAATCTCATGTGGAGGTGAGTAATCTGCCTAAAGTGTGTAAGGCTGTTTTTCGGTGGTGGAACTGGACGTCGAATGGGGGCATTGTGTGAAGGGTACGCGTATTATTGTTGGTTGGAATCCGGCTATTCTTGATGTTATGGTGCTTTCGGAGACTGATCAGGTTATGCATCTCCAAATAATTCTAAAACAGTCTAAGAAAATGTTTTTTTGTTCGGTAATTTATGCAGCAAACTACTATATTAGTCGGAGGGATTTGTGGAAACAGCTTTCTTTACATAAGAATTTTGTTTCTAATGAACCTTGGGTCATTCTAGGTGATTTTAATTCGGCGTTGAATCTTGAGGATAAATCTATGGGTTGTTCCTCGGTGTCCCTGAGCATGAAAGAATTTCAAGAGTGTGTGGATGAAATTGAGATGGTAGATATAAAACGCACTGGTATCCATTTCACGTGGAATCAGAAACCAAAGAAAGGGATTGGGCTAATGAAAAAGATAGACAGAGTTATGGGAAATCCTCATTTTATTGAAAAGTTTCTGAGTGCTTTTGCTGATTTTCATCCTTCTCGGTTATCGGATCACTGCTCGTGTGTGGTTAGCGTCCCGGATATGGAAAATAGAAAACACCGACCTTTTAAATTTGCTAATTTCCTGGCGTATAAACCTGATTTCTTGCCGATTGTGGAGAAGGGGTGGGGTACGTCCATTGATGGAGTGTATCAATTTTCGGTTGTTAAAAAACTTCGTTTGTTGAAATCTCCGTTACGTGCGCTGCTTTATCACCAAGGAAACTTGCATAAAAAGTTGAAGAGCTTAGAGTTAAGCTTGACCGTATTCAGTGTGATATGGATAAAGATCCGTCTAGTCTTACGCTGCGAGAGGAGGAAGCTATTACTAGAAGTGATTTTCAAACCGCGTTGTTAGACGAAGAGAGGTTTTTGAAGCAAAAATCTAAAGTGGACTGGTTAGCGGCCGGGGATATGAATACGGCCTTCTTCCACTCGGCACTCAAGAATAGAGTTCACTATAGCCGTATTGAGGTGATTCGTGATGTTCGAGGGAATGTTTATACGGATGAGATGGTTTCGGGAGCTTTTGTTGATCATTATGAGCACTTTTTGGGCTGCCCGGGTAATCCGACTATTAGTCCGACTCCTGATTTGTTTTCTAAAAAGTTAGAGAGGGATGTTGCTCGCCATATGGTCCGACCGGTTACTCCTGATGAGGTTAAAAGGGCAATGTTCTCCATGGGTTCGGATAAAGCCCCTGGTCCTGACGGGTTTACAGCGGGTTTTTTTAAGAATGCATGGCCTATTGTTGGTGATGAGGTATCAAAAGCTGTTATAGATTTCTTTGCTACAGGGAAACTTTTAAGGGAATTAAACCACACGCTTATTGTTCTTATTCCCAAGACATCCTCGCCTTCTGTGGTtacggactaccgtccgattgcTTGCTGTAATGTGCTATATAAGTGTATTAGCAAGATTGTTGCTGACAGGATCAAAGGAGTGCTTAATGACATTGTGAGTGTCAACCAGTCGGCTTTCGTTCCAGGTAGAAAAATTTCTGATAACATT comes from the Helianthus annuus cultivar XRQ/B chromosome 4, HanXRQr2.0-SUNRISE, whole genome shotgun sequence genome and includes:
- the LOC110933730 gene encoding uncharacterized protein LOC110933730 is translated as MDVRSKTGDATASVLHDRGKPPDPLNSFANKPTDLDGSDYLNETVGEEMPTPGTAPIRGIGLRVTNIEGNPLLPRRGMFSTSNVSVLDGLMSISKPVENLFAAGASSSTTSKDDNAGQCHETLSFANVVQRNKADVKVNFRSLETSEKQDGCDVVLSRESVKVVHDKLANTLYGYFLGDRVAFPVVDYFVRNNWKRYGLQKSMMNANGFFFFKFADQAGMQKVLTEGPWIIRSQPLFLEVWSPSLKLEKKEVKKVQVWVKFHEVPLAAYTEDGLSLIATTIGVPKALDSFTTSMCVDGWGRSSYARALVEISADSELKEELTIAVPCLDGDGFVKEKVYVEYEWCPHRCGRCCVFGHTHENCPLQAPRVSKDKKQQHKGPGYDRKMKQPVQDPGPSKRQSTVDDDGYTTVLGKKAAKKVGFNVNKPKPKFEYRPVSTNRKDNGKSKSESTNVVSRNPFDALNEVNEEQGQSSKSAGDGNDPSANEEPDGGRPDPAQVNLDDDELVDDFYEADGYEMDGFLRQGIINTKKGASTPSASVLNANYYISRRDLWKQLSLHKNFVSNEPWVILGDFNSALNLEDKSMGCSSVSLSMKEFQECVDEIEMVDIKRTGIHFTWNQKPKKGIGLMKKIDRVMGNPHFIEKFLSAFADFHPSRLSDHCSCVVSVPDMENRKHRPFKFANFLAYKPDFLPIVEKGWVEELRVKLDRIQCDMDKDPSSLTLREEEAITRSDFQTALLDEERFLKQKSKVDWLAAGDMNTAFFHSALKNRVHYSRIEVIRDVRGNVYTDEMVSGAFVDHYEHFLGCPGNPTISPTPDLFSKKLERDVARHMVRPVTPDEVKRAMFSMGSDKAPGPDGFTAGFFKNAWPIVGDEVSKAVIDFFATGKLLRELNHTLIVLIPKTSSPSVVTDYRPIACCNVLYKCISKIVADRIKGVLNDIVSVNQSAFVPGRKISDNILLTQELMHNYHRNIGPPKCAFKVDIQKAYDTVDWAFLKNILVGFGFHSSMVHWIMVCVSTTTFSVCINGDVHGFFKGKRGLRQGDPISPYLFTLVMEILTAILQQTIRIDSSFKFHNRCERQQIINLCFADDLFIFARGEIASARCIMKALNSFSKMSGLTPNVQKSTVFFSNVPSFVKTAILNIMPFIEGSLPVRYLGVPLISSKLLYKDCQVLVEKLEKRIMHWRNKLLSFAGRLQLITSVLSSLHVYWSSVFILPARVVSSLEALMRNFLWSHDSSFQRGRAKVSWNTVCVPKYEGGLGIRRIGDVNKALISAHIWSILSKRESLWVDWVHSYRLRGKSFWACNTPSSCCWSWRKIIQLWPEMRSFVWAEIGNGLSTSAWFDSWSNIGPLFQFFTPRQIANAGFSLDAKVADLWLNSSWGWPIEWRHRLPALNQIDTRSIQPAKEDKFLWRQGEHLHEFSTARAWDSFRHREVEVEWCRIVWFSQCIPRHAFLMWLIMRRKLLTQDKILSWDISRRKNMNMMCCLLCYANHDSHNHLFFECKFSDQVWHKVRHKAGMESVASKWDDIVNWLVTRSRSKSAGSYVARLLVAATAYLIWQERNARLFKNELRPPEAIIDLIFQQVRYKLMGAKLKNCENVRRLLGEWGIIGVNLHEDGG